From Kwoniella shandongensis chromosome 2, complete sequence, the proteins below share one genomic window:
- a CDS encoding multiprotein-bridging factor 1, translating to MSGWDDKPQVIGFRQQRPTVAKGSTLNAAQRTGAVVSTESKGAGQTKGPADHQRIAKLDRDDAPKPPEKVGQDVGKAVAAARMAIKNAEGKSMTQKELATSVNAKPTDITDLEAGRAVPDQQLLTKLERKLGIKLRGAKNLIGTPLHPKKK from the exons ATG TCTGGCTGGGATGACAAACCTCAAGTGATCGGATTCCGTCAACAGAGACCGACGGTGGCAAAGGGTTCCACACTGAACG CTGCTCAACGAACAGGTGCTGTCGTTTCAACCGAGTCGAAGGGTGCTGGTCAGACCAAAGGAC CTGCCGATCACCAACGTATTGCCAAACTCGACCGAGATGATGCTCCTAAACCCCCAGAGAAGGTCggacaaga CGTCGGAaaagctgttgctgctgctcgaATGGCGATCAAGAACgcagaggggaagagtaTGACCCAGAAGGAGTTGGCCACATCTGTCAACGCCAAGCCTACcgac ATTACCGACCTTGAAGCTGGCCGAGCTGTTCCCGATCAACAACTCTTGACGAAACTTGAGAGAAAGTTGGGCATCAAATTGCGAGGAGCGAAGAACCTCATTGGAACACCCCTCCaccccaagaagaagtag
- a CDS encoding metacaspase-1, whose product MSWNQYPGGGHHQQHQGGGGGYGNFPPPPPQQQGWGGGPPPPPHWGQGPPPPHMGYGSSAPPQQGYYGGGGGAPPPPHQQYYQSEPTPQVPYQSDPRNNGGYNAPTGARPEQNYHQTGAGFMPPSGGPVGGYAPYGSAPIRPPSQQQHYGPQFQGQNGQTAQPFFQYSQCTGRRKALCIGINYIGTSSALAGCINDAHNVQKFLIERYNYRAEDIVMLTDDARNARQIPTRANMIAAMHWLVQGAQPNDSLFFHYSGHGGQTADLDGDEDDGNDEVVYPLDFKQAGHIVDDERDHTLLVRPLPAGCRLTAIFDSCHSGSCLDLPYIYSTEGTIKEPNLLAEAGQGLLGAGMSYLRGDTGGMLKGIMGLGKNLMNQNSGAREKTQQTKTSPADVIMWSGCKDSQTSADTQEAGRATGAMSYAFIASLTKYPQQSYVQLLNTIRDELKGKYDQKPQLSASHPIDTNILFIA is encoded by the exons ATGTCGTGGAACCAGTACCCTGGCGGTGgtcatcaccaacaacaccaaggaggaggaggaggatatggcaacttcccacctccgcctccacaGCAACAAGGATGGGGTGGTGGACCGCCCCCTCCGCCTCATTGGGGTCAAGgtccacctccccctcacatggg CTACGGCTCCTCAGCTCCCCCTCAACAAGGATACtatggcggcggcggcggtgcacctcctccccctcaccAGCAGTACTACCAATCTGAGCCTACGCCTCAGGTACCATACCAATCTGACCCTCGTAACAATGGTGGATATAACGCACCGACTGGAGCAAGACCGGAGCAGAACTATCATCAAACTGGAGCGGGGTTCATGCCCCCTTCCGGAGGACCGGTAGGAGGGTATGCACCGTATGGAAGTGCACCAA TTCGACCTCCCTCGCAACAGCAGCATTATGGACCTCAATTTCAAGGCCAAAATGGACAGACGGCTCAGCCATTCTTCCAATACTCCcaat GTACTGGTCGTCGAAAAGCCCTCTGT ATCGGTATCAACTACATCGGTACCTCTAGTGCTCTAGCAGGATGCATTAACGACGCCCACAACGTCCAAAAGTTCTTGATCG AGCGATACAATTACAGAGCGGAGGACATAGTCATGCTCACTGACGACGCGAGGAACGCTAGACAGATCCCCACGAGAGCCAATATGATCGCGGCGATGCATTGGTTGGTCCAAGGTGCTCAGCCGAACGAttcgctcttcttccacta CTCCGGGCATGGTGGCCAGACTGCAGACCTcgacggagacgaagatgacggaaACGACGAGGTCGTCTATCCGTTGGATTTCAAGCAGGCTGGACATATTGTGGACGACGAACGTGA CCACACCCTATTGGTCAGACCGCTGCCTGCCGGATGCCGTCTGACAGCGATCTTCGACTC TTGTCACTCCGGATCTTGTCTTGATCTCCCTTACATATACTCCACCGAGGGTACGATCAAGGAACCCAACCTCCTCGCCGAGGCTGGTCAAGGTCTGCTCGGCGCAGGTATGAGCTACCTCAG AGGTGACACAGGTGGTATGCTCAAGGGTATCATGGG CCTCGGCAAAAACCTCATGAACCAAAACTCGGGCGCTCGAGAAAAGACCCagcagacgaagacgagTCCTGCGGACGTCATTATGTGGTCGGGTTGTAAAGACTCGCAGACC AGCGCGGATACGCAAGAAGCGGGTAGAGCGACCGGTGCAATGTCATAT GCcttcatcgcttctctcaCCAAGTACCCGCAACAAAGTTACGTACAGCTTCTCAACACTATCCGGGACGAGCTCAAGGGGAAATACGACCAGAAGCCTCAGCTTTCAGCGagtcatc CCATCGACACGAACATCTTGTTCATCGCTTAA